The Cylindrospermum stagnale PCC 7417 genome segment GTTTTCGGAAGCCTTGATCTCTCCCTTACCATCAATTGGACGACCCAAAGCATCCACAACTCTTCCAATCAAGGCTTCTCCCACGCCTACCTGAGCAATTCTGCCGGTGGCGGTTACAGAGCTACCTTCTTGAATTTCCAGACCTTCACCCATGAGCACCGCGCCCACGTTGTCTTCTTCCAAGTTCTGGGCGATGCCAATTGTGCCATCTTCAAATTCTAGAAGTTCCCCAGCCATAGCCTTTTCCAGACCATAAATCCGGGCAATACCGTCACCGACTTGCAGGACAGTACCGACGTTAGCAACTTTGACATCTTCGTCGTATTGCTCGATTTGTTGCAGGATAATGCTGCTGATTTCGTCAGGTCTAATTGAAATGCTCATGTGTCTATGCTTTGTTTTCTTTCGAGACGGAAGAAGTTAACAGCGATAATTTCAGACGCGATTCAGATCGCGTCTTGATCAGTAAGCGGAGTTAAGATCAGAGTAATCTGTTAGAAGTAACTTTAAGTTTTATACTTCCTAACTTTACACCCCTAACTTTCTAGCTTCCGCTTAAGCGCAATGAAAGGCGGCGCAGCTGACCCCGTAAACTGGCGTCAATTACCTGAGAGCCTACTTTGATAATTACACCACCAATTAAGTCGCCGTCTATCTTGGTTACTAGTTCCACCTGACGAGCCTTGGTTAGGGCAATCACCTTTTCTTGGATTGTCTGCTGTTGTGCCTCTGTTAGGGAAACAGCAGAAGTGACTTCAGCTAATACGGTTTGATTCAGCTGCCGCAACAGTACCAAATACTGCTGTAAAATCTGATCCAGAAAGGCAATCCGGCGTTTGTCTACCAACAGCAGTAAAAAATTGCGTAAGTAGGAGCTAGTACTTTCACCGAGTATTTGTCTGAGCAGGGCCTTTTTGTTCTCAGACTGAATAAACGGGTTGCTGAAAAAATTCTGTAGATCTTTGTTGCCCGATAGCAGGCTCTGGAGAGTACGCGCATCTCCCCCGATCTCTTCTGTCAAGTTTTTCGATTGCGCTATCGACAACAGGGCTTGTGCGTAAGACTGGGCTACTTTGGCTATTGCTATGTTACTGATCATCCTTCGCCTCCCAGTTGTGCGATGCTGCGGTCAATTAAAATTTGTTGAGCATCGTCAGCAATTCCGCCTTTGAGTTGCGTCTCGACTTTTTGCAATGCCAAAGCAACTACCCTCTGCCGCAGTTGAGCGATCGC includes the following:
- the atpH gene encoding ATP synthase F1 subunit delta: MISNIAIAKVAQSYAQALLSIAQSKNLTEEIGGDARTLQSLLSGNKDLQNFFSNPFIQSENKKALLRQILGESTSSYLRNFLLLLVDKRRIAFLDQILQQYLVLLRQLNQTVLAEVTSAVSLTEAQQQTIQEKVIALTKARQVELVTKIDGDLIGGVIIKVGSQVIDASLRGQLRRLSLRLSGS